The nucleotide sequence CTCGCCTTCTCGGCCGGGTCCTGCTCGACCGTCGGCAGCGGCGGCCACATCTCCGGAGGCGGCTTCGGCTTCCTCTCTCGGAAATACGGCCTCTCCGCCGATAACGTCTTGGACGCGGTTCTCATCGACCCCGCCGGTCGAGCTCTGGGCCGGAAAGCCATGGGCGAGGACGTCTTCTGGGCCATCCGGGGCGGCGGTGGCGGGAGCTGGGGGGCGGTCTACGCGTGGAAGCTCCGGCTCGTCCCGGTCCCGGACCGGGTCACTGCGTGCACCATCAGCCGGCCCGGCTCGGTCAGGCAAGTTGCCGAGTTGACTCACAAGTGGCAGTACGTCGCCCCGAGTCTCCCGGACGAGTTCTATCTCTCCACGTATATCCAAGGGTCAACCACTGGGAACCTCGACCACTCGTTCTCGGGCCAATTCCTCGGCCCTAGAAGAACGGCAGTTTCCATACTGAGTCAACGATTCTCCGAGTTGAACGTATCAGAATCGGAGTGCAAGGAGATGAGTTGGATCGAATCGGCGGTCCGGTTCGCAAATATAAAATCCGTCTCGGATCTACTGAACCGCGAGCCAGCGAAGACGTACTTCAAGGCCAAGTCGGACTACGTGAGGGCCCCAATCACGCTGGAGGGTCTGATCACAGCCGTTGATTTGTTATCCATGCAGCCAAAAGCGTACGTTATTTTCGACCCCTACGGTGGGGAGATGGGCAGGATAGGCAGCGGTGATCTGCCGTTCCCTCACCGGGGAGGGAATTTGTACGGGATCCAGTACATGATCGATTGGCTAGAGGGAGAGGATGGAATGGCGTACGTGGCATGGCTGCGGAGGTTCTACGAGTACATGGGACGCTTTGCTTCGAAGAACCCCCGGGCGGCATACGTGAATTATGTGGACCTCGATCTCGGGACCATAAAATGGACCACCAGAAGTGGTGGGTCCTGGGACGCGGTGCGTGTGGCGAGGGCGTGGGGCGAGAGGTATTTCCTGGCGAACAACGACAGGTTGGTGAGGGCCAAGACTGCAATTGATCCGGATAACGTGTTTAGAAATGAGCAGAGCATTCCTCCTTTGCCCAAAGGAGGTTCTTAAACTAATACTATTCCTTAATGGTCATACCTTGCACCGGTAGATTGATGAGCTACCTAGTAAGtccccaaaaataaaaaaaatatttcacaaTCTTAGTCAAGAATGTTTTCTGATTAATGTAGCTCAATCTGTATTGTGTCAAATAAGTCTGCGAGGTTATTGAGTTATACCTGTCAGTTATTTTTGGTCTTGATGTCTTTAATCTTATGGATTGTCTAAAGTTTCTGCCATCacttatatatgtattgatccTTTGGACAAGAATATTTTAACTGTAATTAATGTTGATAACATTTTGGCTCATTGATATAAATTCACATCATTGCACTTGACATGGCTAAATGACTGCACTTAACGGGCCAACGTATCTTCACATTTTCAAATCTAGAATTGAAGTTTGTTCAAAAGATTACAGCCATTCACTAGCATATAACTCACGCGATGCACTGGATAcaactttttcttctctctccaaTTGTACTTGAAATATAATATAgcgatataaaatattatagcaAATAGAAAGCTTCTACGGTTAAACTTTTATTGTATATTGAGCAATGAACTCTTAAGGCGGAGCAAGAGGCTTCTCTAAGTAGAAGCTAATTGAAGCAATTCCAGTAAGAACACCATATGGGCCTTGGTGCACTACAATGTGGACTTTGATATTCATGTAGGGCTTGAAAATTCTTTGGATTACTATCTTACCCTTATCACAACTCTTAGGTTCGTTGGGTAGATCGAAATCACATTGATGCTTAAAGAAAAACTTTGAATATTATGTATAAGCTGCATGGAAGAATTTAAAGCACACTGGTCTCTTATGGTTttccattttttcttctttgtttccttGCTAGATGCCAAGTAGTCATTTTGTAGGAAGTGTCTCAAATGTGGCCAATTCAAAACACTTTAAGTGAACACCTATAGCAAGCTTATTATGAACTTGTGGATTTTGTCATCCATTCCCAAAGCATTTCCTCTATTCCTAACGTTTGGGTACAAAAGTCATGTCCCCTAGAAACCATGATTTGTACCAAGTAAATGATACCCACATTTGTTGCTTAGCTTTTTTATGttgctatgttttttttttttttaaaaaaaagaaatcgtcAAATCCATTTACTTCTGCACTTGTTTTTCTTATAACGAAGGCTATGAATAAATGGAGTAATTTGTGATGTCTATGCTAATCTTTCCTTGTTCTTTCAATTAATAAATGGAGACACTAAATTTGAAGACAAGGGCAGGGATTGCAAAGCTGCTTGGGACGTTCATATGCCTCATTGGAGCAACGTTGCTCGTATTTTATAAAGGTATGGCCTTAACCAAGACTTCCCTTagatcagtggtatcagagcaacaaGAGAGACACAATGCAGGCTACAGCACAAAAAAATGGATGATGAGTTCAATTGCCTACCTTGCTGGTTGTCTTTGTTTCAGTAAGCAAAAGTTCAATCGGTTAATTATTCGAACAGCATGCATCACATATTCATGATTTGCATTTTTTATCTcgaaaaataaggaaaaaaattatatttgtaatttgtattttgcttAGTTATGCTACATCTAAcgtcaagaagaagaagaagatagttgTGTTACATATTAGTACTAAAAACATGCAActttaagaagaagaaagaacacTTGTTTCGGATAGGCTAATTAAATGTTCTTCATTGAAATTTACATAAGATATTTTTGGGAAAGGTTTTGTCAGAAAAATTTAAGGAACTTATTTATGGCTAACTTACATCTAATATCTACTTGATCATGGACAAAACCATAAAGTCTAGTGGTGGTTTCTAAATATTAGCTTCCACTTTGAGTTAATTCCCAGCCCATATCAATTGGAGAAGAAAGCTCCAGTTTACCTTACCAAAAAccttttcaaagtcataatctcGTAACACCCCTTTGTATCTGGATCTATTGTAATAAGCTAGAGTTTCATCTTCGAGATAATTTTGTATAGACTGTCGAGCAAGCTAATGGGATGGAGATCTCGGACAAATAGCATGTCTCTAGGGATCAGTGTGATATGAACAAACTTAAGGTGCGACAAATCAAGTAGACCTCTATGGAATTCATCCGACAAAGCCAAGAGGTTAGTATTGATTAATCTCCAATTATCTCttgaagagaaaagagaaaatcaTGCGGGTTCGTGCCTTGAGCCGcccaagaagaaaaacaaggagAACAACAATATGTTGGATTTTGTCCATGGAGAAGGCATCCACGGTATTACAATCTAAGGTTTTGGAGCACCATGTTACAACATCTAATTAATAGAGACCATCGGATTCAAG is from Phoenix dactylifera cultivar Barhee BC4 chromosome 18, palm_55x_up_171113_PBpolish2nd_filt_p, whole genome shotgun sequence and encodes:
- the LOC103722579 gene encoding reticuline oxidase-like; the encoded protein is MNPEPSPPLLLLLLPLFLLFTTTRSQSNTSSTTETATANANISSCLLYSHVQNFTIFSLPPSIQYSDLLNFSIQNLRFAGPYVHKPSVLILPKTQQELQSSILCCRSSSLAIRLRSGGHSYEGLSYTAGQHTPFAVIDLMNLNRVWIDSGSSTAWAESGATLGEIYYAVARSNRSLAFSAGSCSTVGSGGHISGGGFGFLSRKYGLSADNVLDAVLIDPAGRALGRKAMGEDVFWAIRGGGGGSWGAVYAWKLRLVPVPDRVTACTISRPGSVRQVAELTHKWQYVAPSLPDEFYLSTYIQGSTTGNLDHSFSGQFLGPRRTAVSILSQRFSELNVSESECKEMSWIESAVRFANIKSVSDLLNREPAKTYFKAKSDYVRAPITLEGLITAVDLLSMQPKAYVIFDPYGGEMGRIGSGDLPFPHRGGNLYGIQYMIDWLEGEDGMAYVAWLRRFYEYMGRFASKNPRAAYVNYVDLDLGTIKWTTRSGGSWDAVRVARAWGERYFLANNDRLVRAKTAIDPDNVFRNEQSIPPLPKGGS